One Plasmodium knowlesi strain H genome assembly, chromosome: 10 genomic window carries:
- a CDS encoding leucine-rich repeat protein, translating into MEEVELGTTQTQKVMTYEEVKKICRESNLYETDELNEVLYLHMKGFHSIGGLASFTNLKCLFLNNNCIKEIENLGGLTNLRALYLQNNDIHSIKNIECTSLVTLNLANNKIKRLGNLGHLKGLQTLNVSHNLIEEIEDIAEVAKLHNLSHLDLSGNHLNFHEGIDADNLKNFLHDMDGCSSAGLHHLGADDKHGMALDEATTLGTLCPPHRSTLFEEFLHLREDPPEDGCEREPPRKVKYHQNVQSMDQLTRKKIIFLCELIILLNQLGKLRTLLVKNNPFLSKIRHASRYLVANIPNLTFLDDKKIKKEDICLARMFLKRGPAQEMELKKIFEKRKMEKYKNLSEKFHAFLMAQSGGS; encoded by the exons ATGGAGGAGGTAGAGTTAGGCACGACCCAGACACAGAAGGTCATGACGTACGAGGAGGTGAAGAAAATCTGCAGAG AAAGCAATCTGTACGAAACGGACGAGTTGAACGAAGTTCTCTACCTACACATGAAGGGCTTCCACAGCATCGGTGGTTTGGCATCGTTTACCAACCTCAAGTGCCTCTTCCTCAACAATAATTGCATAAAGGAAATTGAAAACCTAGGTGGACTCACCAACCTGCGGGCCTT GTATCTCCAAAACAACGACATTCATTCGATAAAAAACATAGAGTGTACATCCCTTGTAACTTTGAACTTAGCGAACAACAAAATTAAGAGACTTGGAAATCTGGGCCATCTGAAGGGGCTCCAAACGCTCAACGTATCTCACAACCTTATCGAAGAAATAGAG GACATTGCGGAAGTTGCTAAGCTCCACAATCTCTCCCATCTAGATTTATCTGGCAACCACTTGAACTTCCACGAAGGGATAGATGCTGATAACCTGAAGAACTTTTTACACGACATGGATGGGTGTTCTTCTGCTGGTCTTCACCATTTGGGGGCAGATGACAAGCACGGTATGGCACTGGACGAGGCGACTACGCTAGGTACACTTTGCCCTCCCCATCGATCTACCCTTTTTGAAGAATTTCTACATCTCCGTGAAGACCCCCCAGAGGATGGATGTGAAAGGGAACCCCCTCGAAAAGTCAAGTACCACCAAAATGTCCAATCGATGGACCAACtgacaaggaagaaaattatatttctGTGTGAACTGATTATTCTGTTAAATCAGTTGGGGAAGCTAAGAACGCTCCTCGTTAAAAACAATCCATTCCTCAGCAAAATCAGGCATGCCTCTAGGTACCTGGTTGCCA ATATACCCAATCTGACCTTCCTGGACGATAAGAAGATAAAGAAAGAGGATATCTGCCTGGCGAGAATGTTCTTGAAAAGGGGGCCCGCGCAAGAAAtggaacttaaaaaaatatttgagaaaagaaaaatggaaaaatacaaaaacttATCGGAGAAGTTTCATGCGTTTCTCATGGCTCAAAGTGGAGGCTCCTGA
- a CDS encoding ERCC4 domain-containing protein, putative — MENIRIVLSEDLRGGRVHTDLQELLKEEEEKDKNETAYGKMLQGGSFQEGHSQMDGEGRTPILEQHTCHIYTNFPYKSHFVKNHERKNQEDGSNRYMEDMDLSGYNQVEETPGPTELQLALILVLIDERYVENECPFLRTSILNKIEKIQKSYDHVKIICLFIGVREYISRMNFNREVNASFDKGGSVSLDGSIPEGGRLNPYDGEHSRINEKMLDRLITTLLVRYQVDSIEMENEKYLHRFIFKCCQYLYMSKVRKVNSYFKVKPAGLSQLKFSQLNEEICNQENLNQDRLNQSRLSPAPPGTLSERRHFSTWISQLMQINGLSEDASINIAQAFNTPFDLIMHFKKKGDEECLRDFIISSSYGDRRLGKALSRKVFRVFSPDAHPDNYVS; from the coding sequence ATGGAAAATATCAGAATTGTGCTGAGCGAAGATCTGCGGGGGGGAAGAGTGCACACAGATCTTCAGGAActcttaaaggaggaggaggaaaaggacaAGAATGAAACAGCGTATGGGAAGATGCTCCAGGGGGGTTCTTTCCAAGAGGGTCACTCCCAAATGGATGGTGAAGGAAGGACACCCATTTTGGAGCAGCACACCTGCCACATTTATACAAATTTCCCCTACAAATCTCACTTCGTGAAGAATCACGAAAGGAAGAACCAAGAGGATGGTTCTAATAGGTACATGGAGGACATGGATCTGAGTGGATACAACCAAGTGGAGGAAACTCCCGGACCAACTGAACTCCAACTGGCGTTGATACTTGTCCTTATCGACGAACGTTATGTCGAAAACGAATGCCCGTTTTTACGAACCTCcattttgaataaaatagaaaagataCAAAAATCATATGATCACGTTAAGATCATTTGTCTCTTCATAGGAGTGCGTGAGTACATAAGCAGAATGAACTTCAACAGGGAGGTTAATGCATCGTTCGACAAGGGGGGTAGCGTATCCTTAGACGGGAGTATCCCTGAGGGGGGAAGACTCAACCCATATGATGGAGAACACTCCAGgataaacgaaaaaatgCTCGATAGACTCATCACAACACTACTTGTTCGTTACCAAGTGGACTCCatcgaaatggaaaatgaaaaataccTGCACAGGTTTATTTTTAAGTGTTGCCAATATCTGTACATGTCCAAGGTTCGGAAGGTCAATTCATATTTTAAGGTGAAGCCTGCTGGACTCAGCCAGTTGAAGTTTTCACAATTGAACGAGGAAATATGTAACCAGGAAAACTTGAACCAGGATAGGTTAAACCAGAGCAGGCTGAGCCCGGCCCCCCCCGGGACACTTTCTGAACGCAGACATTTTTCCACGTGGATCTCACAGTTAATGCAAATCAACGGCCTATCCGAAGATGCCTCCATAAACATCGCCCAGGCCTTCAATACCCCCTTCGACTTAATTATgcacttcaaaaaaaaaggcgatgAAGAGTGCTTACGTGACTTTATCATTAGTTCGTCCTACGGGGATCGACGCTTGGGCAAAGCTCTCTCGCGCAAAGTGTTCCGCGTTTTTTCCCCCGATGCGCATCCCGACAACTATGTTTCGTAG
- a CDS encoding RNA polymerase I, putative — protein MYDINKVVSVEVRSAELDVLNSEELRKISLGKYENELLEYEKTNSSGMTSKIYFDPKYGTIDYRQICSVCFEKHENCVGHIGHLEFTLPLFNPLFYKDVYDLLGLVCLNCYHVCCSEDTIFLLKHIYQLRALNEIESSSGISCKTNYDRQYVVGKIEELYRKICEQEGLISGKEFEGTNYANQADGQDYINLSDAPNTKDEDEKTHQKDDVQLNVKKIKEKIKKFNFDASKLAFESNYNYEEYLKLIKTLKVLMKRNGRCPICKFKRNISARMSQKRDTINFVGMYLQNSFLKKYMKEEKKRGKGEDPSVGGEEELEEMVEREEEGENIYGSRNEMMNAPDDIGISPSVQVGQAYDASEASPSLADGGGTPTRDNFPGTTFNYRKQNVKEKTTVRLFSFQVIDLLGKIFKKNDKDIMNLLYPFTKRDGHKVFFLHDMGISANRFRVKLRGIHKKSKMLNVLNKFNALLNLCIRAKKEIDFEELMEKNKKDLQLYKEMFSLFSIRMKYKFNVEIMDDDTEITKVDFLKGYDLIYRNKSAYINVLFSNLQVAMNTFFDNSFSAYLSNAKMSNQGLKEILDKKEGILRKNIMGKRVNNCARTVISPDTFIETNQIGVPLEFAKKLTMDECITESNLDYVKRLILNGPDVYPGALSYRDARGNVFKLPSEYEKREHIVRLLEKMDLKKQCATMVLHRHARDGDIVIMNRQPTLHKFSIMAHYIKIFQKEKVFRLNYVNCSSYNADFDGDEMNLHLLQTPHARSEASHLMNSDFLFTSFKDGSPLRGLAQDFILGGLHLTSLETFLDYDEYCNLLQCALNCLLSRKDCFFFEKSRSSNSTWKIRNHSYLDPYAVVLNRTHFTIVTEEPTILFPRKLWTGKQLITSILKTIIDKVAMETYNQRKDNEFMQNYKGINYYAKAKTDPSLWSFDPINECEVIIKNSELLQGVLDKLHFGASSNSFVHLCYELFGPKIAAVILDCFGRLFISFLQLRGTSLSLFDFILKKDAREEKINIRKRISFTGFYLQNLFTHSIAKALNADVNEMSAYSRGKLNSYRQNNDLFANNLYELYKRRSDFINDFVGGEFGEKILLTGKGKKENVMSRETHQREEEEKKLSSSVEKLNSSVEKLPSSEEKIPPSEEQLDIKEEAYFSALLHKEIQNLLAAHPGEGTPNSSPSSLVECALERMASTHPNGGNDASSDQEDEGDNAIKYAKGVKEEVPQNMRSALVKKLFRSLSEPHFMDSPNFIGDKATRVIEKVVRFLKKANCSRRLKVYILFELFQNKSVMKHFPALASCVNDLSHNVSNEEILHHVLSSVSADRAQVQPDQSDQPKQMENGVVAQEMVSKFLRLLQDMENGRGFEENSEEDQEEREGYDGEGYDGEGYDGERYDGERYESSPPCMNQHDEEMIRDSLKKSFPSFLLNEEIGNLSFNGKDHYYESYVNQKGTEEDTIFQFYNMKDIFNKLEFLIHTYFLQMRGDFDGLIDSLFQPYLCRVSSNTNNLISMENIMNKFLNNGFSNMIFTGAKGSKVNYAMICGMLDQQYLDGKRVPRMRSGKTLPSFHRYDYGARACGLITDCFLEGLRPQEYFFHCMSGREGLIDTAVKTAKSGYIQRCLVKCMESVILHYDGTVRNEDNAIIQFLYGEDGIDPSRISYLDTPKDLISNYHVAFSKYLLHDVVPKMERNERLFEGRDRTDHWGDDPIETQFSPYAYMGATSERFREKMHHTIANDLNLADCYNLPDDFDTQSASLLKSKYFRSLCDPGESIGILVAQSFGEPATQMTLNTFHLAGTENVTMGIPRLKEIFLNSKLTSKPMIYVPIKMDERGSSGNDAKAVKSYINEIAEKILSTYKSICLSDVIYGVGVDRKLILRESGAKDAQMHSIQVVTRQGEDEQMEGRQNIYTSVPEGDVQATKVMNALQNTQLSFEIQKEWNYEIVIQFENLYHFCQINNHLTVQSILSKAVSCVLYSVLNKIQESLLNYNMRYVHSFNHEHYDELFEFVCAKMQDEFNFSMQKLEYKNDEDKINAKLKFMGSAGAGSTGQMDSTVVRDENHIDEEDAYNNGGIGGPFGRNSNGEDTPRKYGNEEEEDGLSDHMDRNNMGMENDNEDGGESNTDDDGQAEEKNDSNSRSSESGEDGDQDSPSEEDKDYDESERSEGDIEEEEVEAEEVEAEEVEGEEEENVQAEDEEQLEEDDDQVKDSTAFKGRAKRGENSDNESDVSNRDKFLSSVQRMTKNNSLVEGKEPSVGGKGRSPKLKANGSPLSERSTSAERLGEEVYTEESGNQSDGHPGIVNSDGDVLSYRDDENEANPENEEWEKKMAEDFANLPYDYKNNVKLKNDSEEEDNHERMGRENASTEKIKSENKKWVRNIIEKLKCSLLCFVKNISFSPVTWVLKFEIGWDINFFPHAIDFLSYVQAELSKEILFKVKDLNNPKVLKGKDITHSGAEYELQIEGKNIFQLYNIKDTFIDKTKLYCNDIYTIVKTYGIEAGRLCITKELKKVFEAYGIKIDFRHLSFISDFMTHTGDLKSFSRHGLGCFRNVFHKMSFECATNFLTQGCVHNSVDYLSTASSSLFFGKPIKVGTNVADIVTHIEGSE, from the exons ATGTACGACATCAACAAGGTGGTGAGTGTGGAGGTGAGGAGCGCAGAGTTGGACGTGCTGAACAGCGAGGAGCTAAGAAAAATATCTCtgggaaaatatgaaaatgagTTGTTAGAATATGAAAAGACCAATTCCAGTGGAATGAcctcaaaaatatatttcgaCCCCAAATATGGTACAATAGACTACAGGCAAATATGTAGTGTCTGCTTTGAGAAGCATGAAAACTGTGTAGGGCATATTGGGCATTTGGAATTCACCTTGCCATTATTCAATCCTCTTTTTTACAAAGATGTGTATGATTTACTTGGATTGGTTTGTTTGAACTGCTACCATGTGTGCTGTTCTGAGgataccatttttttgttaaaacaTATTTATCAACTGAGGGCTCTGAACGAAATTGAGAGTTCCAGTGGGATCAGTTGCAAGACGAACTACGATCGGCAGTACGTTGTCGGTAAGATTGAGGAGTTGTATAGGAAGATTTGCGAACAAGAGGGACTCATCTCCGGAAAGGAATTTGAAGGAACGAATTATGCCAATCAAGCGGATGGACAAGACTACATCAATTTATCCGATGCACCAAACACCAAAGATGAAGATGAGAAAACACACCAGAAGGACGATGTCCAAttgaatgtgaaaaaaataaaagagaaaattaaaaaattcaatttcGATGCAAGCAAGTTAGCCTTCGAGTCGAATTACAATTACGAAGAATACTTGAAACTGATAAAAACGCTAAAGGTTCtaatgaaaaggaatggaCGATGTCCAATCTGCAAATTTAAGCGAAATATATCGGCAAGAATGtcacaaaaaagggatacGATTAATTTCGTGGGAATGTACCTTCAGAattcttttttgaaaaagtacatgaaggaggagaaaaagcgGGGTAAGGGAGAGGACCCTTCTGTGGGTGGGGAAGAGGAATTAGAAGAGATGGTGGAgcgagaggaagaaggagaaaacattTACGGAAGTCGAAATGAGATGATGAATGCGCCAGACGATATTGGCATCTCTCCGTCTGTTCAAGTTGGTCAGGCGTATGACGCAAGTGaagcttctccttcccttgcAGATGGGGGAGGCACTCCGACGCGGGATAACTTTCCCGGAACAACATTCAATTATAGAAAACAAAACGTGAAGGAGAAAACCACCGTGAGGTTATTCAGCTTCCAAGTGATAGATCTACtgggaaaaatattcaaaaaaaacgacaaagATATTATGAACCTCTTGTATCCATTCACAAAGAGAGATGGACAcaaggttttttttctccacgaCATGGGGATCAGTGCAAACAGATTCAGAGTAAAGTTGAGAGGTATCCACAAGAAATCCAAAATGCTTAATGTCTTGAATAAATTCAATGCTCTCCTTAACTTATGTATTAGAGCGAAGAAAGAAATTGATTTTGAGGAActaatggaaaaaaacaagaaggaTCTACAACTGTACAAAGAAATGTTCTCCCTATTTTCAATTCGAATGAAATACAAATTTAATGTTGAGATAATGGATGACGACACGGAGATCACTAAGGTGGATTTCCTAAAAGGTTACGATCTTATTTATCGTAATAAAAGTGCCTACATTAATGTTCTGTTCAGTAATTTACAAGTGGCAATGAACACGTTTTTCGACAACTCCTTCTCTGCTTATTTATCCAATGCAAAAATGAGCAACCAAGGACTGAAAGAAATTTTAGacaagaaagaaggaatccttagaaagaatattatGGGAAAGAGAGTGAACAACTGTGCTCGTACAGTTATTTCTCCAGATACATTTATCGAGACGAATCAGATCGGTGTGCCACTTGagtttgcaaaaaaactAACTATGGATGAGTGCATTACTGAAAGTAATTTAGATTATGTGAAGCGACTCATTTTAAACGGACCTGATGTCTACCCTGGTGCACTAAGTTATAGAGATGCAAGGGGAAATGTTTTTAAACTACCCAGTGAATacgaaaaaagagaacataTTGTAAGGCTCCTAGAAAAgatggatttaaaaaaacaatgcGCAACGATGGTGTTGCATAGACATGCTAGAGATGGAGACATCGTTATTATGAACAGACAACCAACATTACATAAATTCTCTATCATGGCTCAttatattaaaatttttcaaaaggagaaagtgtTCCGTTTGAATTATGTAAACTGTAGTTCTTACAATGCAGATTTTGATGGAGATGAAATGAATTTACATTTGCTTCAAACTCCACATGCCAGATCAGAGGCTAGTCACTTAATGAATAGCGATTTTCTCTTCACAAGTTTTAAAGATGGTTCTCCTTTAAGAGGATTAGCACAAGACTTCATCTTAGGAGGACTGCACTTAACTTCTCTGGAAACCTTTCTCGATTACGATGAGTATTGTAACCTTCTTCAGTGTGCCCTAAACTGCTTACTCTCCAGGAAGGAttgctttttctttgaaAAGAGTCGTTCCTCTAACTCCACGTGGAAGATACGAAACCACAGTTACCTGGATCCCTACGCTGTGGTATTGAATAGGACACACTTTACCATCGTGACGGAGGAGccaaccattctttttccgcGCAAGCTCTGGACCGGAAAACAACTAATAACAAGTATACTGAAAACTATTATAGATAAAGTCGCCATGGAGACTTACAATCAAAGGAAGGATAACGAATTCATGCAAAACTACAAAGGGATAAATTATTACGCCAAGGCAAAGACGGATCCATCACTTTGGTCCTTTGATCCGATAAATGAGTGTGAagttattataaaaaattcagaGTTACTTCAAGGAGTGTTAGATAAATTACATTTCGGAGCAAGCTCCAATAGTTTTGTTCATCTATGTTACGAATTGTTCGGTCCAAAAATAGCAGCTGTCATTTTGGATTGTTTTGGAAGACTCTTCATTAGCTTTTTACAATTACGAGGAACGAGTCTAAGTCTttttgattttattttaaagaaaGATGCAAGAGAGGAAAAGATTAATATACGGAAGAGAATTTCTTTCACTGGTTTTTATTTACAGAATTTGTTTACGCACTCGATAGCCAAGGCACTTAATGCAGATGTGAATGAAATGAGTGCTTATAGTAGGGGGAAGTTAAATTCGTATCGACAAAACAACGATCTGTTTGCAAATAATTTGTATGAGCTGTACAAACGTAGGAGTGATTTCATTAATGATTTCGTGGGGGGGGAATTTGGAGAGAAGATTCTTCTCActggaaaagggaagaaggagaatgtTATGTCGAGGGAGACACACCAAcgggaggaggaggagaagaagttaTCCTCGTCGGTGGAGAAGTTAAACTCGTCGGTGGAGAAGTTACCCTCGTCAGAGGAAAAGATACCACCATCGGAGGAACAGTTAgacataaaggaggaagcaTATTTCTCCGCTCTGCTGCATAAAGAAATACAGAACCTGTTGGCGGCGCACCCAGGGGAGGGAACCCCGAATTCGTCGCCCTCTTCCCTAGTGGAGTGCGCGCTAGAAAGGATGGCGAGCACTCATCCGAATGGTGGAAATGATGCATCATCAGACCAAGAGGATGAAGGAGATAATGCAATAAAATATGCGAAAggagtgaaggaagaagttccaCAGAACATGAGGAGTGCCCTGGTGAAGAAACTCTTCCGGTCGTTAAGCGAACCTCATTTCATGGATAGCCCGAACTTCATCGGGGACAAGGCCACGAGGGTGATAGAAAAAGTTGTTCGTTTTTTGAAGAAAGCCAACTGTAGCAGGAGGCTAAAGGTTTACATCTTATTTGAGTTGTTCCAAAACAAAAGTGTGATGAAGCATTTCCCAGCATTGGCTAGTTGTGTGAACGACCTCTCTCACAACGTGAGTAATGAGGAGATCCTACATCACGTACTCAGTAGCGTTAGCGCAGACAGGGCGCAGGTGCAACCTGATCAATCGGATCAACCGAAGCAAATGGAAAACGGAGTTGTTGCGCAAGAAATGGTAAGTAAGTTTTTGCGATTGTTGCAGGACATGGAGAATGGGCGCGGGTTTGAAGAGAACAGTGAAGAAGACCAGGAAGAGAGAGAAGGATACGATGGAGAAGGATACGATGGAGAAGGATACGATGGAGAACGTTACGATGGAGAACGGTACGAGTCGTCTCCTCCATGTATGAACCAACACGATGAGGAAATGATAAGGGATTCCTTGAAGAAgagttttccttcctttctacTGAACGAAGAAATAGGTAACTTGTCTTTCAATGGAAAGGACCACTATTACGAGAGTTACGTGAATCAAAAAGGAACGGAAGAAGATACGATATTCCAGTTTTATAACATGAAGGATATATTCAACAAATTAGAATTCCTCATCCATACGTACTTTCTCCAAATGAGAGGTGATTTCGACGGATTAATAGACTCTCTGTTTCAACCATACCTTTGTCGTGTCTCTTCAAACACCAACAATCTAATCTCtatggaaaatattatgaacaagTTTTTAAATAATGGGTTCAGTAATATGATATTTACAGGTGCCAAAGGAAGCAAGGTGAACTACGCTATGATATGTGGTATGCTAGATCAGCAGTACTTAGATGGAAAGAGAGTACCGAGAATGAGATCTGGAAAAACTTTACCAAGCTTCCATCGATACGATTATGGTGCTAGAGCTTGTGGATTAATTACAGATTGCTTTTTGGAGGGACTGAGACCACAAGAATACTTTTTCCATTGCATGTCGGGGAGGGAGGGTCTTATTGACACAGCAGTGAAGACAGCGAAATCAGGATACATCCAGAGGTGCCTCGTTAAATGCATGGAATCTGTTATACTTCATTATGATGGCACCGTGAGGAATGAAGATAATGCAATTATTCAATTTTTGTATGGAGAGGATGGTATCGACCCGTCTAGGATATCGTACCTAGACACCCCCAAGGATCTTATTAGCAACTACCATGTTGCTTTCAGCAAGTATCTGCTGCACGATGTGGTGCCAAAGATGGAGCGGAACGAACGCCTCTTCGAAGGAAGAGATAGAACTGATCATTGGGGTGATGACCCAATAGAGACGCAGTTTTCTCCCTACGCATACATGGGGGCTACATCGGAGCGTTTCCGGGAAAAGATGCACCACACCATCGCTAACGACCTGAATCTGGCAGATTGTTACAACCTCCCGGACGACTTTGACACGCAATCGGCATCCCTCCTTAAATCAAAATATTTTAGATCCCTATGTGACCCTGGTGAATCGATAGGAATTCTAGTAGCCCAATCCTTTGGAGAGCCTGCCACGCAAATGACACTCAACACTTTCCACTTGGCTGGAACGGAAAACGTTACAATGGGAATTCCCAGAttgaaagaaatatttttaaactcTAAGTTAACTTCCAAGCCGATGATATATGTTCCAATCAAGATGGATGAACGAGGGAGCAGTGGGAATGATGCAAAGGCGGTGAAAAGTTACATTAACGAGATTGCGGAGAAGATATTGAGTACCTACAAGAGTATCTGCCTGAGTGATGTAATATACGGTGTAGGTGTGGATAGAAAGTTAATTCTACGTGAATCTGGTGCAAAGGATGCACAGATGCACAGTATCCAAGTGGTTACCAGACAGGGAGAAGACGAACAGATGGAGGGACGACAGAATATCTATACCAGCGTACCTGAGGGAGATGTACAAGCAACGAAAGTAATGAACGCTTTACAGAACACACAACTGAGCTTCGAAATTCAGAAGGAATGGAATTACGAAATTGTAATTCAGTTTGAGAACTTGTACCACTTCTGCCAAATAAATAACCATCTAACGGTGCAGAGTATTTTGAGTAAAGCAGTTAGCTGTGTTCTGTATTCAGTGTTGAATAAGATCCAGGAGAGTTTACTTAACTACAACATGCGATACGTACACTCCTTCAACCATGAGCATTACGATGAGTTGTTTGAATTTGTTTGCGCGAAGATGCAGGACGAATTCAACTTTAGTATGCAGAAGttagaatataaaaatgatgaagataaAATTAACGCAAAGTTGAAATTCATGGGTTCTGCGGGAGCTGGGTCCACAGGCCAGATGGATTCCACTGTCGTACGCGATGAGAACCACATAGATGAGGAAGACGCCTACAATAATGGAGGTATTGGTGGCCCCTTTGGAAGGAACTCCAACGGAGAAGATACTCCAAGGAAATATGgtaacgaagaagaagaagatgggCTAAGTGACCACATGGATAGAAACAACATGGGAATGGAAAACGATAATGAAGATGGTGGAGAAAGCAACACCGATGATGATGGACAGGctgaagagaaaaacgaTAGCAATAGCAGAAGTAGCGAGTCGGGAGAGGATGGAGATCAAGATTCTCCGTCTGAGGAAGACAAGGATTATGATGAAAGTGAGCGGAGCGAGGGGGAtatagaggaagaagaagtagaagcagaagaagtagaagcagaagaagtagaaggagaagaagaagaaaacgtcCAAGCAGAAGATGAGGAACAACTTGAAGAGGACGATGACCAAGTGAAAGACTCTACTGCTTTTAAGGGAAGAGCCAAGAGGGGAGAAAATTCGGACAATGAGTCTGACGTGTCCAACAGAGATAAATTTCTCTCCTCCGTTCAGAGGATGACAAAGAATAACTCGTTggtggaagggaaggaaccaTCAGTTGGTGGGAAGGGTAGATCTCCGAAACTGAAGGCTAACGGGTCTCCCCTGTCAGAGAGATCGACATCGGCGGAGAGGCTCGGCGAAGAAGTGTACACGGAGGAGAGTGGAAATCAGTCGGATGGGCACCCCGGAATAGTAAACTCCGACGGGGATGTGTTAAGCTACCgtgatgatgaaaatgaagcCAACccagaaaatgaagaatgggaaaagaaaatggcagAAGATTTTGCAAATCTCCCATacgattataaaaataatgtgaaGCTAAAGAATGACAGTGAGGAAGAGGACAACCATGAAAGAATGGGAAGAGAAAACGCcagcacagaaaaaataaaaagtgaaaataaaaaatgggtaagAAATATAATAGAGAAGTTGAAATGCAGTTTGTTATGTTTCGTGAAGAATATTAGTTTCTCTCCAGTCACATGGGTATTGAAATTTGAAATCGGATGGGACATTAACTTCTTTCCTCACGCCATAGACTTCTTAAGTTATGTGCAGGCAGAATTATCTAAGGAAATTCTCTTTAAGGTGAAAGATTTGAACAATCCGAAAGTgctgaaaggaaaagatatAACTCACTCGGGTGCAGAATATGAGTTACAAattgaagggaaaaatatttttcagttATATAATATTAAGGATACGTTCATTGACAAAACAAAGCTATACTGCAACGACATTTACACGATTGTGAAAACATATGGAATTGAAGCAGGGCGACTGTGTATTACGAAGGAACTGAAAAAGGTTTTCGAGGCGTACGGAATTAAGATTGACTTCCGCCATCTGTCTTTCATTAGCGACTTCATGACCCACActg GCGACCTGAAATCATTTAGCAGACACGGACTGGGATGTTTCCGTAATGTCTTTCACAAAATGAGCTTCGAGTGCGCCACCAACTTCCTGACGCAGGGGTGCGTGCACAACTCAGTCG ACTACTTGTCCACCGCCTCGAGCAGTTTGTTCTTCGGAAAGCCCATCAAGGTTGGCACGAATGTCGCTGACATCGTGACGCACATCGAAGGGTCTGAATGA